In Zalophus californianus isolate mZalCal1 chromosome 17, mZalCal1.pri.v2, whole genome shotgun sequence, one DNA window encodes the following:
- the LOC118356447 gene encoding zinc finger protein 814-like isoform X2 — translation MLENFTLISSLGCCCGAEDEAPFAHSTSVGVSQTRTPKAAQSSRKTHPCEMCGPVLRDIFHLAAHQGKENSQKLLRCGACGKRFYFSVKFQQQQEQHVGAEPFRSRVDRASVVKSWGSHGSGKPLNCGEVQKDFLSGSGHLQQEATHTGENPKEITQCKATLQSRKSHDTWGEFKNAFGPKHTDIQDQGVHLGRQSFVCSECGRSFSTHTTLHYHHRVHTGERPYECSECGKSFTRRHRLNMHLKVHSGERPYECNECGKSFICRYELQYHHRSHSGEKPFECSECGKSFTYRSALSYHQRSHRGERPYECSECGKSFTSSSALRYHHRGHTGERPYECSECGKSFRQKHSLSIHQRIHSRGNPYKCNKCGKSFSCSSSFHYHERIHTGERPYECSECGKSFISSTALHYHHRIHTGERPHECHECGKSFSTHSALQYHRRVHTGERPHECSECGKSFTRRNSLNMHLKVHSSERFYECNECGKSFICRYELQYHHRVHSGEKPFECSECGKSFTSRSALSYHQRSHRGERPYECSECGKSFTSSSALRYHHRGHTGERPYECSECGKSFRQKHSLSIHQRIHNGGSPYKCNQCGKSFTFSSSFHYHQRIHTGERPYECSECGKSFISSTALHYHHRVHTGERPHECSECGKSFITRTALSYHHRVHTGERPYECSECGKSFRGKSNLSQHWRVHTREKRGCIMNMQFPYSV, via the coding sequence GTTGCTGCTGTGGAGCAGAGGATGAGGCACCCTTTGCCCACAGCACTTCTGTAGGCGTGTCACAGACCAGGACGCCCAAGGCAGCTCAGTCTTCCCGGAAGACCCACCCCTGTGAGATGTGTGGTCCAGTCTTGAGAGACATTTTCCACTTGGCTGCGcaccagggaaaagaaaacagccaGAAGCTGTTGAGGTGTGGGGCCTGTGGGAAACGATTTTATTTCAGTGTAAAGtttcagcagcagcaggagcagcacgTGGGAGCAGAACCCTTCAGAAGCCGTGTGGACAGGGCCTCTGTTGTGAAGAGCTGGGGATCCCATGGTTCAGGAAAGCCCCTTAACTGTGGAGAAGTTCAGAAGGACTTCCTGTCTGGCTCGGGGCATCTGCAGCAAGAGGCCACTCATACTGGGGAGAATCCAAAGGAAATCACCCAGTGCAAGGCAACTTTACAAAGCAGAAAAAGTCATGATACTTGGGGAGAATTCAAGAACGCCTTTGGTCCCAAACACACAGATATTCAGGACCAGGGTGTCCACCTTGGAAGACAGTCCTTTgtgtgcagtgaatgtgggagaTCTTTTAGCACTCATACTACTCTCCATTATCACCACAGAGTTCACAcaggagaaaggccttatgaatgcagtgaatgtggcAAGTCTTTTACCCGAAGACACAGACTCAATATGCACCTAAAGGTTCACTCAGGTGAAAGGCCTTATgagtgtaatgaatgtgggaaatcttttatTTGTAGGTATGAACTCCAGTATCATCATAGAAGTCACTCTGGAGAAAAACCTTttgagtgcagtgaatgtgggaaatcttttacCTATCGCTCTGCCCTCAGTTATCATCAGAGGTCCCACAgaggagaaaggccttatgaatGCAGTGAGTGTGGAAAATCTTTTACTTCTAGCTCTGCGCTCAGGTATCACCACAGAGGTCACACAGGAGAGAGGCCttatgagtgcagtgaatgtgggaaatccttcAGACAAAAACATTCCCTCTCAATACACCAGAGAATTCATAGTAGAGGAAACCCTTACAAATGCAACAaatgtgggaaatctttttcTTGTAGTTCCAGTTTCCATTATCATGagagaattcacacaggagaaaggccttatgaatGCAGTGAGTGTGGGAAATCTTTTATAAGTAGTACTGCCCTCCATTATCATCACAGgattcacactggagaaaggcctcATGAGTGTcatgaatgtgggaaatcttttagCACTCACAGTGCTCTTCAGTATCATCGcagagttcacactggagaaaggcctcatgagtgcagtgaatgtggcaAGTCCTTTACCCGAAGAAATAGCCTCAATATGCACCTAAAGGTTCATTCAAGTGAAAGGTTTTATgagtgtaatgaatgtgggaaatcttttatTTGTAGGTATGAACTCCAGTATCATCATAGAGTTCATTCTGGAGAAAAACCTTttgagtgcagtgaatgtgggaaatcttttacCTCTCGCTCAGCCCTCAGTTATCATCAGAGGTCCCACAgaggagaaaggccttatgaatgcagtgaatgtggaaaaTCTTTTACTTCTAGCTCTGCGCTCAGGTATCACCACAGAGGTCACACAGGAGAGAGGCCttatgagtgcagtgaatgtgggaaatccttcAGACAAAAACATTCCCTCTCAATACACCAGAGAATTCATAATGGAGGAAGCCCTTACAAATGCAACcaatgtgggaaatcttttacTTTTAGTTCCAGCTTCCATtatcatcagagaattcacacaggagaaaggccttatgagtgcagtGAGTGTGGAAAATCTTTTATAAGTAGTACTGCCCTCCATTATCATCACAGAGTTCATACTGGAGAAAGGCCTCATGAATGCAGTGAATGCGGGAAATCTTTTATCACTCGTACTGCTCTCTCTTATCATCACAGGGTTCACACTGGAGAACGACCttatgagtgcagtgaatgtgggaaatcttttagGGGAAAATCTAACCTCTCTCAACACTGGAGAGTTCACACTAGAGAAAAGCGTGGTTGTATTATGAATATGCAATTTCCCTATTCAGTGTAA
- the LOC118356447 gene encoding zinc finger protein 814-like isoform X1, with amino-acid sequence MAAAAPREPPQCGVTFEDIAVYFSWKEWRFLDEAQRRLYHHVMLENFTLISSLGCCCGAEDEAPFAHSTSVGVSQTRTPKAAQSSRKTHPCEMCGPVLRDIFHLAAHQGKENSQKLLRCGACGKRFYFSVKFQQQQEQHVGAEPFRSRVDRASVVKSWGSHGSGKPLNCGEVQKDFLSGSGHLQQEATHTGENPKEITQCKATLQSRKSHDTWGEFKNAFGPKHTDIQDQGVHLGRQSFVCSECGRSFSTHTTLHYHHRVHTGERPYECSECGKSFTRRHRLNMHLKVHSGERPYECNECGKSFICRYELQYHHRSHSGEKPFECSECGKSFTYRSALSYHQRSHRGERPYECSECGKSFTSSSALRYHHRGHTGERPYECSECGKSFRQKHSLSIHQRIHSRGNPYKCNKCGKSFSCSSSFHYHERIHTGERPYECSECGKSFISSTALHYHHRIHTGERPHECHECGKSFSTHSALQYHRRVHTGERPHECSECGKSFTRRNSLNMHLKVHSSERFYECNECGKSFICRYELQYHHRVHSGEKPFECSECGKSFTSRSALSYHQRSHRGERPYECSECGKSFTSSSALRYHHRGHTGERPYECSECGKSFRQKHSLSIHQRIHNGGSPYKCNQCGKSFTFSSSFHYHQRIHTGERPYECSECGKSFISSTALHYHHRVHTGERPHECSECGKSFITRTALSYHHRVHTGERPYECSECGKSFRGKSNLSQHWRVHTREKRGCIMNMQFPYSV; translated from the coding sequence GTTGCTGCTGTGGAGCAGAGGATGAGGCACCCTTTGCCCACAGCACTTCTGTAGGCGTGTCACAGACCAGGACGCCCAAGGCAGCTCAGTCTTCCCGGAAGACCCACCCCTGTGAGATGTGTGGTCCAGTCTTGAGAGACATTTTCCACTTGGCTGCGcaccagggaaaagaaaacagccaGAAGCTGTTGAGGTGTGGGGCCTGTGGGAAACGATTTTATTTCAGTGTAAAGtttcagcagcagcaggagcagcacgTGGGAGCAGAACCCTTCAGAAGCCGTGTGGACAGGGCCTCTGTTGTGAAGAGCTGGGGATCCCATGGTTCAGGAAAGCCCCTTAACTGTGGAGAAGTTCAGAAGGACTTCCTGTCTGGCTCGGGGCATCTGCAGCAAGAGGCCACTCATACTGGGGAGAATCCAAAGGAAATCACCCAGTGCAAGGCAACTTTACAAAGCAGAAAAAGTCATGATACTTGGGGAGAATTCAAGAACGCCTTTGGTCCCAAACACACAGATATTCAGGACCAGGGTGTCCACCTTGGAAGACAGTCCTTTgtgtgcagtgaatgtgggagaTCTTTTAGCACTCATACTACTCTCCATTATCACCACAGAGTTCACAcaggagaaaggccttatgaatgcagtgaatgtggcAAGTCTTTTACCCGAAGACACAGACTCAATATGCACCTAAAGGTTCACTCAGGTGAAAGGCCTTATgagtgtaatgaatgtgggaaatcttttatTTGTAGGTATGAACTCCAGTATCATCATAGAAGTCACTCTGGAGAAAAACCTTttgagtgcagtgaatgtgggaaatcttttacCTATCGCTCTGCCCTCAGTTATCATCAGAGGTCCCACAgaggagaaaggccttatgaatGCAGTGAGTGTGGAAAATCTTTTACTTCTAGCTCTGCGCTCAGGTATCACCACAGAGGTCACACAGGAGAGAGGCCttatgagtgcagtgaatgtgggaaatccttcAGACAAAAACATTCCCTCTCAATACACCAGAGAATTCATAGTAGAGGAAACCCTTACAAATGCAACAaatgtgggaaatctttttcTTGTAGTTCCAGTTTCCATTATCATGagagaattcacacaggagaaaggccttatgaatGCAGTGAGTGTGGGAAATCTTTTATAAGTAGTACTGCCCTCCATTATCATCACAGgattcacactggagaaaggcctcATGAGTGTcatgaatgtgggaaatcttttagCACTCACAGTGCTCTTCAGTATCATCGcagagttcacactggagaaaggcctcatgagtgcagtgaatgtggcaAGTCCTTTACCCGAAGAAATAGCCTCAATATGCACCTAAAGGTTCATTCAAGTGAAAGGTTTTATgagtgtaatgaatgtgggaaatcttttatTTGTAGGTATGAACTCCAGTATCATCATAGAGTTCATTCTGGAGAAAAACCTTttgagtgcagtgaatgtgggaaatcttttacCTCTCGCTCAGCCCTCAGTTATCATCAGAGGTCCCACAgaggagaaaggccttatgaatgcagtgaatgtggaaaaTCTTTTACTTCTAGCTCTGCGCTCAGGTATCACCACAGAGGTCACACAGGAGAGAGGCCttatgagtgcagtgaatgtgggaaatccttcAGACAAAAACATTCCCTCTCAATACACCAGAGAATTCATAATGGAGGAAGCCCTTACAAATGCAACcaatgtgggaaatcttttacTTTTAGTTCCAGCTTCCATtatcatcagagaattcacacaggagaaaggccttatgagtgcagtGAGTGTGGAAAATCTTTTATAAGTAGTACTGCCCTCCATTATCATCACAGAGTTCATACTGGAGAAAGGCCTCATGAATGCAGTGAATGCGGGAAATCTTTTATCACTCGTACTGCTCTCTCTTATCATCACAGGGTTCACACTGGAGAACGACCttatgagtgcagtgaatgtgggaaatcttttagGGGAAAATCTAACCTCTCTCAACACTGGAGAGTTCACACTAGAGAAAAGCGTGGTTGTATTATGAATATGCAATTTCCCTATTCAGTGTAA